One genomic region from Clostridia bacterium encodes:
- a CDS encoding TetR/AcrR family transcriptional regulator, whose amino-acid sequence MNKKDQIYEAAIKLFNKNGFDKTPTSQIAKEAGVAIGTLFHYFKTKEELINSLYLKCKESMINRTISGVNEEKTYIRKVKRIYVNFLEWGMEFTDEFLFFQQFSSSVHIYDATRTEGKSKFEVLMDIFREGMEAEIIKKVPENYLLSITSAMMMSNINYFINNRELLEDKDFVEETFSFLWKSIKN is encoded by the coding sequence ATGAATAAGAAGGATCAGATTTATGAAGCAGCCATTAAGCTTTTCAATAAAAATGGATTTGACAAAACGCCTACTTCACAAATAGCAAAGGAAGCAGGTGTAGCCATTGGAACGCTCTTTCATTATTTTAAAACAAAGGAAGAACTGATCAACAGTTTGTACCTGAAGTGCAAAGAATCCATGATAAACAGGACAATTTCCGGTGTAAACGAGGAAAAAACCTATATAAGAAAAGTAAAACGCATATATGTGAACTTTCTGGAATGGGGTATGGAATTTACCGATGAATTCCTGTTTTTTCAGCAATTCAGCAGTTCAGTCCACATATATGATGCCACCAGGACTGAAGGCAAGAGTAAGTTTGAGGTATTGATGGATATTTTCAGAGAAGGTATGGAGGCGGAAATCATAAAGAAGGTTCCAGAGAATTATCTGCTGAGCATTACTTCCGCCATGATGATGTCCAATATTAATTATTTCATTAACAATAGGGAGCTGTTGGAAGACAAAGATTTTGTTGAAGAAACCTTCAGTTTCCTCTGGAAAAGCATTAAGAATTAA
- a CDS encoding TetR family transcriptional regulator — MPPRIIFTKEQITDEAFEIFKEEGLESVSVRKLAAKLNSSTAPIYTSFKNIEEIKKHLLEKSLAILLNYTEKEYTKDAFLNIGVGMLEFAKNYKIIYKTLFISSNDHQYILDEFNKKNLEQMKKLKILSLFDEQDLKHILEKMCIFTHGIASFLCAGMLEEDSLEYFINTLSEMGADVIEITAYRKGLLEKLTNALEEGCRIEKNNYSEWNYR; from the coding sequence ATGCCACCGAGAATAATATTCACCAAAGAACAAATAACCGATGAAGCTTTTGAAATTTTCAAGGAAGAAGGCTTAGAGAGTGTATCGGTCAGAAAACTAGCAGCAAAACTAAACAGTTCAACTGCTCCGATCTACACAAGCTTCAAAAACATTGAAGAAATAAAAAAACACCTGCTTGAAAAATCTCTTGCTATCCTTTTAAATTATACAGAAAAAGAGTATACAAAAGATGCTTTCCTGAATATCGGAGTTGGAATGCTGGAGTTTGCAAAAAATTATAAGATTATTTACAAAACACTCTTTATTAGTAGTAATGATCATCAATATATTCTTGATGAATTTAATAAAAAGAACCTTGAGCAGATGAAAAAACTGAAAATTCTCAGTTTGTTTGATGAGCAGGATTTAAAGCATATTCTAGAGAAAATGTGCATTTTTACACATGGTATTGCTTCATTCCTGTGTGCCGGAATGCTTGAAGAAGATTCTCTGGAATACTTTATAAATACGCTGAGTGAAATGGGCGCTGATGTTATAGAGATTACAGCTTATAGGAAGGGCCTTCTTGAAAAACTTACAAATGCTTTAGAGGAGGGGTGTAGAATTGAAAAAAATAACTATTCTGAATGGAATTACAGATGA
- a CDS encoding NAD(P)H-dependent oxidoreductase produces the protein MKKITILNGITDEKYINFEDALEKINERNQRKFSCECFTLRKININYCCGCWNCWVKTPGECTQKDEMPKILRSIINSDLTVFISPILMGFSSSYLKKATDKLLPLLHPYIGIYENECHHKERYDRYPKLGLMLLDDKTNALSDLSIITDIYKRISVNMRSELAFTCISAGNVEVLENEINRV, from the coding sequence TTGAAAAAAATAACTATTCTGAATGGAATTACAGATGAAAAATATATAAACTTTGAAGATGCACTGGAAAAGATAAATGAAAGGAACCAGAGAAAATTTAGCTGCGAATGCTTTACACTACGCAAAATAAATATCAATTACTGCTGCGGCTGCTGGAACTGCTGGGTTAAGACCCCCGGAGAGTGTACACAAAAGGATGAAATGCCCAAGATTCTAAGAAGTATAATCAATTCAGACCTGACTGTGTTCATATCACCTATCCTTATGGGTTTTAGCAGTTCATACCTCAAAAAAGCAACTGATAAGCTCCTTCCCTTGCTCCATCCCTATATCGGTATTTATGAAAATGAATGCCATCACAAGGAAAGATATGACAGATATCCCAAATTAGGACTTATGTTACTTGATGATAAAACAAATGCTCTGAGTGATTTAAGCATAATTACGGATATTTACAAAAGAATATCTGTCAACATGAGATCTGAGCTTGCATTTACTTGTATATCGGCTGGAAATGTGGAGGTGTTGGAAAATGAAATTAACCGTGTTTAA